Proteins co-encoded in one Saprospira grandis genomic window:
- a CDS encoding nuclear transport factor 2 family protein, with protein sequence MKKLSLVLALLLLQASLWAQKDERPALIATVDSFFVHLHSGDSAKMRPLLAPQMELLTVAGDKVQRSPLPAFLMAIARQPRLQEWEEKLWDYRLQIDGPLATVWTPYSFYLDGNLSHCGANHFTLRQKADGQWQIISLVDSRRQEGCLNRSWAEESQAKIDSLLDQWHLAAKEADADGFFGKMTEKGIYIGTDAGERWYRDELRKWAKGAFKKAPAWDFSVKERHIRIDEQGGKTAWADELLDTWMGPCRATAVLSYQNGEWKIEHYQLSMTVPNEKVKAYLKWLEQK encoded by the coding sequence ATGAAAAAACTAAGCTTAGTCTTGGCCCTGCTCCTGCTGCAAGCTAGCCTTTGGGCCCAAAAAGATGAGCGCCCTGCGCTCATCGCCACCGTCGATAGCTTTTTTGTGCATTTGCATAGCGGCGACTCGGCCAAAATGCGGCCACTCTTAGCCCCCCAAATGGAGCTACTCACGGTAGCTGGCGATAAGGTCCAACGCAGCCCCCTACCCGCCTTTTTAATGGCCATTGCCCGCCAACCGAGACTGCAAGAATGGGAGGAAAAACTCTGGGACTACCGCCTTCAAATAGATGGGCCATTGGCTACCGTTTGGACCCCCTACAGCTTTTACCTCGATGGAAATCTCAGCCATTGTGGGGCCAACCATTTTACGCTTCGCCAAAAGGCCGATGGCCAATGGCAGATCATTAGTTTGGTAGATAGCCGTCGACAAGAAGGCTGCCTCAACCGTTCTTGGGCCGAAGAAAGCCAGGCCAAAATTGACAGCCTTCTGGACCAATGGCATCTGGCCGCCAAGGAAGCCGATGCCGATGGTTTTTTTGGCAAAATGACTGAAAAAGGCATTTACATTGGTACCGATGCTGGAGAAAGATGGTATAGAGACGAGCTACGAAAATGGGCCAAGGGCGCTTTCAAGAAAGCCCCCGCCTGGGATTTTAGCGTAAAAGAGCGGCATATCCGCATCGATGAGCAAGGCGGCAAAACCGCCTGGGCCGATGAACTGCTCGATACCTGGATGGGCCCTTGTCGGGCCACAGCGGTCCTGAGCTACCAAAATGGCGAATGGAAAATAGAGCACTACCAACTCTCTATGACGGTCCCTAACGAAAAAGTAAAAGCTTATCTTAAATGGCTTGAACAAAAATAG